Proteins found in one Micropterus dolomieu isolate WLL.071019.BEF.003 ecotype Adirondacks linkage group LG12, ASM2129224v1, whole genome shotgun sequence genomic segment:
- the LOC123980012 gene encoding calsyntenin-1-like, producing the protein MCIAALVVVVVLGIYRIHLTHQQEVKMAETAKEADVTWDDSALTITVNPMENLEEPQAAEEEASEEEEEEEEEEEEEEDDEEEEDDITSAESDDSEEEVDVQLPRMQCQNKKSHNWDKTTISY; encoded by the exons ATGTGTATCGCTGCtctggtggtggttgtggtgcTGGGCATCTATCGCATCCACCTGACCCACCAGCAGGAGGTCAAGATGGCAGAGACAGCTAAAGAGGCGGATGTGACCTGGGATGACTCGGCTCTGACGATCACGGTCAACCCAATGGAG AACTTGGAGGAGCCCCAGGCTGCAGAGGAGGAAGccagcgaggaggaggaggaagaagaagaagaagaggaggaggaggaagacgacgaagaggaggaggatgacatCACCAGCGCTGAGTCAGACGACAGCGAGGAGGAAGTGGACGTCCAGCTACCCAGGATGCAGTGCCAGAACAAGAAGTCCCACAACTGGGACAAAACAACAATATCTTATTGA